The stretch of DNA GGTTGGATAAGCAGTGAAACTACAGGAGATCCCGGCCGCTTCCTACGCGGAGCGCGTTTTGCCGCAGACGGCGGAGTTGTGGGCGAACGGGCGCAGTCACGACGCGTACATCGCGCAAACGCTCGAGATTGCCGGCTCGACATACGGCAAGCGCTCGTACCGAACGTTTGGGTTGTACGATGGCGAACGGCTGCTGGCATCCTTCAAGCGGTACGATCGCGTCGTACGCTTGGAGAATCAGCGGTTACACGCCGTCGGCATCGGTGCGGTCTTCACGCCCCCGCCCGAACGCGGCCGGGGTTTCGCGAGCGCGATGCTCGCGCTCGCGCTCGACGAGGCCCGGTCGGCGGGAGTAGACTTCGCCTATCTCTTTTCCGATATTCATCCGCAATTCTATAAGGCGATCGGATTCGTCGAGCTTCCATCGCGCTCGATATCCGTTCGTTCCGACGCTCTCGACGGCGGCCGGATCGAGGTAACCGCCGCCGGAGATCGGGATTGGACGGGCGTGCGCAAGTGTTTCGAGGAGCAAGCGCAGCGCCGTGCGTGGGGTTTCGAACGTTCGCCGATCGTGTGGGATTGGGTTCGAATGCGTATTCGACACGGATCCGAGCATGCCACCGGAGCGCCGACCAATCTCGTCGTTCATCGTAACCGCCGCGTCGTCGCTTACGTGCTCGGGCAACGCGAACCGGTTCGCGATTGCTACGTCGTCGATGAGTTCGGATTTGCCGACGACGACGCAAAAGCGATGATCCCGCGCTTGCTGCGCGGCGCCGCGGGCGATTTGCGGCGCATCACCGGCTGGCTGCCTCCCGAAATAACGCGCGACCTGCTCCCGCGTGGATCCGTCCGCAAGCGAACCGACGCGATTTGGATGGCGGCACCGCTTACAACGCCCGGTGCCACCTTCGTGCGCCTAGCCCAAGTGCCGGCCGCAAGCGACGGCGTTTGGAGCACGGACCACATCTAGGTCTCGAACAGGCTAGCCTGTTGAGGTCCTCCGAGTTCGAGTGAGGCGGCGCGAGTACCGATCAGCCGCACCGGGGAGCGACGCAAATTCGCTCGGTCGAGGCAGTACGCGGCAGCCGCGAAGATGCGCTCGGCATCCATCGTCGGCTCGGCTAAGTTCGTCTGCCGGCCGAGAATGGCGAAGTCGCCCGTTTTTATTTTGATGCCGATCGTGCGCGCGCAGAGTCCGTCTCGCGCGAGTTTCTCGGCGAGTTCGTTCGACTGCACGCGCAGAATATCGAGCAGCACGCGCTCGTCGCGCACGTCGTATTCGAAGGTCTCTTCGGTCGAGATCGATTTCGTCTCGCGCTCGGACTCGACGCGGCGCGGATCGATACCGCGCGCGAGTTGGCGCAGCTCCGCACCCCAGTTTCCGAAAATCGCGCGCGCCTGCAGTTCGTCGAGCGCGGCGACGTCACCGATCGTTGCGATGCCGCGTCGCGCGAGTCGCGCTTGCGTCTTCGGTCCGACGC from Candidatus Baltobacteraceae bacterium encodes:
- a CDS encoding GNAT family N-acetyltransferase, which produces MKLQEIPAASYAERVLPQTAELWANGRSHDAYIAQTLEIAGSTYGKRSYRTFGLYDGERLLASFKRYDRVVRLENQRLHAVGIGAVFTPPPERGRGFASAMLALALDEARSAGVDFAYLFSDIHPQFYKAIGFVELPSRSISVRSDALDGGRIEVTAAGDRDWTGVRKCFEEQAQRRAWGFERSPIVWDWVRMRIRHGSEHATGAPTNLVVHRNRRVVAYVLGQREPVRDCYVVDEFGFADDDAKAMIPRLLRGAAGDLRRITGWLPPEITRDLLPRGSVRKRTDAIWMAAPLTTPGATFVRLAQVPAASDGVWSTDHI